CGCTCGATCTCGTCCTGCAGTTAACGCTGAAAACCCTGTATTTCGCCGGCGATCTGACCGGTACTGACTTAGCGAAGCGCCTCGGGGTACGGTTCCCGGTCATCGAGCCGGCCCTTGAGTTCCTGAAGGCTCAGCACCAATGCGAGATCACGGGCGGCGCGATGCTTGGGGCCGCGGCCTACCGATACCGCATCACCGATGCCGGCCGAAAGTCCGCAGCGCTCTATCTCGAGAGCAGTCACTACGTGGGATTTGCCCCAGTACCGCTTGCACACTATCAGCGCTACATGCGTGAGTACGCCCAGGTGGCGCCGGGGCACGCAACCCGCGAGCGGGTCAGAGATGCGTTTTCGCACCTCGTCATCAGTGACCGGGTGCTCGATCAGCTCGGGCCGGCGATCAACGCCGGCCACTCGATGTTCGTCTACGGGCCCCCTGGCAACGGGAAGACCGTCATTTCCCAGGCCATACGAAACCTGCTCGACGGGGATATCGCGATCCCGCACGCGATCGAGGTAGAGGGGGGCATCATCCGCCTTTTCGATCCGGTACAGCACGAACCGCTTCCGGTCGAAGAGGCTGCCGACTCGATGGACGCCGGCATTGGTCTCGACATGCGCTGGGTGAGATGTCGCCGGCCCCTGGTCATGGTCGGCGGCGAGCTGAGACTCGACGCTCTTGAATTGACGTATGACGCGGTGTCGGGTATCTATCGGGCGCCGGTCCAGACCGTCGCGAATGGCGGTGTGCTCGTCATCGACGACTTTGGACGGCAGCAGTGCGAACCCCGGCAGCTGCTCAACCGCTGGATCGTACCCCTCGAGAGTCGCGTGGATTACCTCACGATGAAGAGCGGGCACAAGTTCGAGCTGCCGTTCGTGATGCTGATGGTGTTCGCCACGAACATCAAACCAGCCGAGCTCGTGGACGAAGCGTTTCTGCGGCGAATTCACTATAAGGTGTTCGCGGAGAGCCCGACTGTTGAGGATTTCGTGAAGATCTTTCACAGATGCTGCGACGATCGCGGCATCGACTTCGACCGAACCGTCGTCGAGGGCCTCCTTGCCGACTATTACCGGCCGAGACAGGTGCCACTGCGCGGTTGCCATCCCCGCGACTTGGTCGAACAGGCGCTGTCCTTGGCGAAGTACCTTGGCCTTCCCGCGCGGCTGGACAGAGAGTTGCTCCGCCGCGCCTGCGAGAGCTACTTTGTGGACGACCGCGAAACCGCGGTAAGCCTTGCCTGACGCAGGCTGGCAGGAGCAGATGCTGCAGCGATGAGAACGTCCGGAAAGCAATCAGACCTGATGATCTTGATCGTCCCGGTCTTGGTCCTGGTGGGAGCCGTGGTGGTATTCACGGGTGACCCCAACCAGTTCTTCCCGACGATCGAGCGGCATTTATGGACCGCGGTCCTTGGTGTGGCAGCCTGGGTGTCCGGCTTGTTCTCGTGACATGGGAGCGACATGCCGGTTCCTCCTTCCCCCGCCTGGCGCGGAGCGCGTTCGTTGCGTGCACAGGGTCGCGCCGGCTGTCGTTGCGTCCCTCCTGCTATTGCTTGCCGTAGCCAACGTTAGTTCTCAAGACGCTTCACTCTCCGTTAAGATCACGTCCCCGCTCGGCCGAATGGGACAGCCGGGCACCGTCCGCATCGTCGGGCAGGTCCGGACCCCATCCGGAAGATCGGTGGTGGCGGTCCGCTTCTCCGTGGACGGCATCTTGCTGGGAACCGTGACATCCGGCCCGCCTTACGCCGTTGAGTGGACTGACGAGAATCCGTTCAAGCGTTGCGAAATTGTGGTCGAGGCCGAAGACAACCAGGGCGACATCGGCCGCGACAGGATCACGCTTGAACCTTACGTGATCACCGAACTCACCGAGATCACCAGCGTACTCGTCGAAGCAGGCGTGTACGACCCGCAGGGCCGGATGGTCCGGGGCCTCACCGCGCCGGAGTTCATCCTCGCAGAGGACGGCGTCCGGCAGAAGCCCGACATGGTTGGGCAGGAGACGATCCCCACTACCTTTGCCCTGGTCGTGGACAGCAGCCAGAGCATGTCGCGCAACATGGAATTCGTCCGGGATGCCGCGGGCCGACTTGCGGATTACCTGCGCCCGAAGGACCAGATCCTAGTGGCCCCGTTCAGCCGCCGGCTGCATGCGATCACCGGCCCAACCAACGATCGCCGAACGATCACAGAGGCCATCACCGCGATCAGTGCCAGCGGGGGCACTGCCACGCGCGACGCCCTGATCGAGATCGCCGGCCGCTTCAACGGTGTCGAGGGGCGGAGGGTAATCGTGCTGATTACCGATGGGTACGACGAGCACAGCACGTCGTCTCTTTCTGCCTGCGTAGCCGCCTTGAAGCGGGGAGGGGTGACGGTGTACACGGTCGGCATCGGCGGCGTCGCGGGCATCTCTATCAAGGGCCACGACGAGTTGAAGTCGATCGCCGCGGACACCGGCGGCCGGGCCTTCTTTCCTTCCCGCCCAAGCGAACTGCCCAACGTGTACGGCGTGCTCGCCGACGATGCGCAACTGCGATACCTGGTCACCTATACCCCCATCAACCAACGGCGCGATGGGACCTGGCGCGCGATTTCGCTGGGGACCTACGCGGAGGGCCTCGTCGTGAAGGCACGCCCGGGCTACTTCGCCCCGAATCCGCCGCCCGTCCGCCCGGTCCTTGAGTTCACGGCGATTGACGTGGAGAACAAGTATCTTGAGGTCTCCAGGGACGACTTG
This window of the Acidobacteriota bacterium genome carries:
- a CDS encoding VWA domain-containing protein: MAVRFSVDGILLGTVTSGPPYAVEWTDENPFKRCEIVVEAEDNQGDIGRDRITLEPYVITELTEITSVLVEAGVYDPQGRMVRGLTAPEFILAEDGVRQKPDMVGQETIPTTFALVVDSSQSMSRNMEFVRDAAGRLADYLRPKDQILVAPFSRRLHAITGPTNDRRTITEAITAISASGGTATRDALIEIAGRFNGVEGRRVIVLITDGYDEHSTSSLSACVAALKRGGVTVYTVGIGGVAGISIKGHDELKSIAADTGGRAFFPSRPSELPNVYGVLADDAQLRYLVTYTPINQRRDGTWRAISLGTYAEGLVVKARPGYFAPNPPPVRPVLEFTAIDVENKYLEVSRDDLVVVEDGVEQKLDTFQEATSPVSMVLALDSSGSMRRSSETVVAAAKAFVETLRPEDSLGMVTFADRSNLVHAITTNRQNTIQALAEYKAEGGTALYDALCDALLMLKGRAGRRAVVILSDGRDEDNPGTGPGSIKKWDDVLRLLQDVDVTMFPVGLGTRIDPERLSLLATFSGGQAYFSQDVSELAAQFERITENLRHRYIVGYTSTNSARDGKWRSVEIHTRSSGIRISSRKGYFAPER
- a CDS encoding ATP-binding protein, yielding MHGTEQFRPILPHPPAPGSLEESGLSLDLVLQLTLKTLYFAGDLTGTDLAKRLGVRFPVIEPALEFLKAQHQCEITGGAMLGAAAYRYRITDAGRKSAALYLESSHYVGFAPVPLAHYQRYMREYAQVAPGHATRERVRDAFSHLVISDRVLDQLGPAINAGHSMFVYGPPGNGKTVISQAIRNLLDGDIAIPHAIEVEGGIIRLFDPVQHEPLPVEEAADSMDAGIGLDMRWVRCRRPLVMVGGELRLDALELTYDAVSGIYRAPVQTVANGGVLVIDDFGRQQCEPRQLLNRWIVPLESRVDYLTMKSGHKFELPFVMLMVFATNIKPAELVDEAFLRRIHYKVFAESPTVEDFVKIFHRCCDDRGIDFDRTVVEGLLADYYRPRQVPLRGCHPRDLVEQALSLAKYLGLPARLDRELLRRACESYFVDDRETAVSLA